From the genome of Nicotiana sylvestris chromosome 2, ASM39365v2, whole genome shotgun sequence, one region includes:
- the LOC104237321 gene encoding pentatricopeptide repeat-containing protein At1g30610, chloroplastic: MVAIILTESIFGASSSCTDLNGVFGSNYLRCPCFSSRFSLSETPFWEISLGNKRVKKQKRILGLGRVSCSLGNGIVDKEELEFKPSFDEYLKAMESLKEKKKSDSVIRRKKGEEEKGKFGKYVKKKCVESSDIVEKHEGVGAVEKKGSGGKLEFRKVMIQKRESISTKHVDEMERAAFKSMDDDPYDKPRVTKADMEQRIQRLAKCLNGADVDMPEWMFSKMMRSAQIRFSDHSILRIIQILGRLGNWRRVLQVIEWLRSRERFKSHKLRYIYTAALDALGKARRPVEALNLFRAMQEHISSYPDLVAYHCIAVTLGQAGHMKELFDIIDTMQSPPRKKFKTNIIEKFDPRLEPDVVIYNAVLNACARRKSWEGAFWVLQQLKLRDQQPSVTTYGLVMEVMFECGKYNLVHDFFKKMQKSCIPNALTYKVLVSTLWKEGKTDEAILAVEDMERRGIVGTASLYYDLARCLCSAGRCEEALMQMEKICKVATKPLVVTYTGLLQACVDSGDVQSGAYIFNQMNQFCSPNLVTYNIMLKAYLDNGMFEEARQLFFKLLDNGNRISSKLDSKDKVLPDVYTFNLMLDAYAAEKKWDDLEFTYSRMLKYGYRFNPKRHIQMVLDSCTAGKVELLEATWKDLARADRVPPVPLVKEMFRLQLERGDFSAALACVADYPSSESQAFSAKFWMKFFVENSDRLSDGTLFRLLQVSPVIARNDSRILNNLMASCKEFLRTRSAKLCRVHSETALVC; this comes from the exons ATGGTGGCAATTATCCTGACAGAATCTATATTCGGAgcttcttcttcttgtactgATTTAAATGGAGTTTTTGGTTCAAATTACCTCCGTTGCCCTTGTTTTTCATCAAGATTTTCACTTTCCGAGACACCCTTTTGGGAAATTTCTCTGGGAAACAAAAGGGTGAAAAAGCAGAAGAGAATTCTGGGTCTTGGCAGAGTCTCTTGTAGCTTAGGTAATGGGATAGTTGATAAAGAAGAGCTTGAATTCAAGCCTTCATTTGATGAGTATTTGAAAGCCATGGAGTctttaaaagagaagaaaaagagtgaTAGTGTTATTAGGAGAAAGAAAGGTGAAGAAGAAAAGGGTAAATTTGGAAAGTATGTGAAGAAGAAATGTGTAGAAAGTTCTGATATTGTGGAGAAACATGAAGGAGTTGGAGCTGTGGAAAAGAAGGGTAGTGGTGGGAAATTGGAATTTAGAAAGGTGATGATTCAGAAAAGAGAGAGCATAAGTACAAAGCATGTTGATGAGATGGAAAGAGCTGCTTTTAAGTCAATGGATGACGATCCTTATGATAAGCCAAGAGTTACTAAGGCAGACATGGAACAGAGAATccaaaggcttgcaaagtg TCTAAATGGTGCAGACGTTGACATGCCTGAGTGGATGTTCTCTAAAATGATGCGAAGTGCTCAGATTAGATTCTCCGATCATTCTATCTTGAGGATTATCCAAATATTGGGTAGATTGGGAAATTGGAGACGAGTGCTGCAAGTCATTGAGTGGCTTCGTTCACGTGAACGCTTCAAGTCACACAAGTTAAG ATATATTTACACGGCTGCACTGGATGCATTGGGAAAGGCTAGGAGGCCAGTGGAAGCGCTAAACTTGTTTCGTGCAATGCAG GAACACATATCATCGTATCCAGACCTTGTGGCTTACCATTGTATTGCTGTCACTCTTGGACAAGCAGGACATATGAAGGAACTCTTTGACATTATCGATACCATGCAATCACCACCCAGAAAGAAATTCAAGACTAATATTATTGAGAAGTTTGATCCACGACTTGAGCCGGACGTTGTCATCTATAATGCT GTTCTAAATGCATGTGCTCGCCGTAAAAGCTGGGAGGGTGCGTTTTGGGTGCTACAACAGCTAAAGCTCCGGGACCAGCAGCCTTCAGTAACAACATATGGATTAGTCATGGAG GTTATGTTCGAATGTGGCAAATACAATTTGGTGCATGACTTTTTCAAGAAAATGCAGAAGTCATGTATTCCCAATGCTTTAACCTATAAAG TTCTTGTGAGTACTCTTTGGAAGGAAGGAAAAACAGACGAGGCCATACTGGCTGTAGAAGATATGGAAAGACGAGGAATTGTGGGCACTGCCAGTTTGTATTATGACCTTGCTCGTTGCCTTTGTAGTGCGGGGAGGTGTGAGGAGGCACTGATGCAA ATGGAAAAAATATGCAAAGTTGCTACCAAGCCTCTAGTGGTGACTTATACTGGTCTACTTCAAGCTTGTGTGGACTCTGGTGACGTTCAGAGTGGAGCATACATCTTTAACCAAATGAACCAGTTTTGCTCCCCAAATTTGGTAACTTACAATATAATGCTAAAAGCTtatctggataatgggatgtttGAAGAAGCAAGGCAGTTATTTTTCAAGTTATTGGATAACGGTAACCGTATTAGCAGTAAATTGGACAGTAAGGATAAGGTTTTACCAGATGTCTACACATTCAACTTAATGTTGGATGCATATGCTGCTGAGAAGAAGTGGGATGATCTCGAGTTTACCTACTCACGTATGCTGAAATATGGATATCGCTTCAATCCAAAACGTCACATTCAGATGGTACTTGACTCCTGCACTGCTGGAAAG GTGGAATTATTAGAAGCAACTTGGAAGGACTTGGCTCGGGCTGATCGGGTTCCACCAGTGCCACTAGTCAAAGAAATGTTCCGCCTGCAGCTGGAGAGAGGCGATTTTTCCGCTGCCCTGGCTTGTGTTGCTGATTATCCTTCCTCTGAATCACAGGCGTTTTCTGCCAAGTTTTGGATGAAATTTTTCGTGGAAAATTCTGATAGATTATCTGATGGTACTCTTTTCAGATTGCTACAAGTGAGCCCTGTCATTGCCAGAAACGACAGCAGAATACTTAACAATCTGATGGCTTCTTGTAAAGAATTTTTGAGAACTCGATCAGCAAAACTTTGCAGAGTTCATAGCGAAACAGCTCTAGTTTGTTAA